The Bos indicus isolate NIAB-ARS_2022 breed Sahiwal x Tharparkar chromosome X, NIAB-ARS_B.indTharparkar_mat_pri_1.0, whole genome shotgun sequence genome has a window encoding:
- the LOC139181364 gene encoding melanoma-associated antigen B5-like gives MPRSKKSKARGGDKCPQAQGKTQSCGGAQAIATAEEESTTSSLQCEDITQSLPGAESCSTSRERQRVPTIATTALFSYTRSCEAFNGQSKYRALAYEVPPFTETPGTDCLTRKPSFLEQFLLYKYKMKQLMMKEDILKIIHQSHHDRFAEILKRASERIELVFAVDLKEVDSVVPCYNLISKLKLPNNGRVRGGRGLPKTGLLMNLLGMIFLKGNCAAEEDIWKYLGTMRVYAGRKHFIFGEPRKLITKDLVRLKYLEYRQVANSDPPRYEFLWGPKAHLETSKMKVLEFLAKVNDAVPSDFPAYYEEALQDEEEKAQGMHAAKPDTTVKVSTPPRGHAQYYHPTHKEVCEVFTPSQENITSQ, from the coding sequence ATGCCTCGAAGTAAGAAGAGTAAGGCCCGTGGTGGTGATAAATGTCCCCAAGCCCAAGGCAAGACCCAGAGTTGTGGTGGTGCTCAGGCCATAGCAACAGCAGAAGAGGAGTCCACTACCTCCTCTCTTCAGTGTGAAGATATTACCCAGAGTCTGCCTGGTGCTGAGTCATGTAGCACTTCTCGGGAGCGTCAAAGAGTACCGACCATCGCCACTACTGCTCTCTTTTCTTACACTAGATCTTGTGAAGCATTCAATGGCCAATCCAAGTATAGGGCACTTGCCTATGAGGTCCCACCCTTCACTGAGACCCCAGGAACTGACTGTTTAACCAGGAAACCTAGCTTTTTGGAGCAGTTCCTTCTGTacaagtataaaatgaagcagctCATGATGAAGGAAGACATACTGAAGATTATCCACCAAAGCCACCATGACCGATTTGCTGAGATTCTCAAGAGAGCCTCTGAACGCATTGAGCTAGTCTTTGCGGTAGATCTGAAGGAAGTTGATTCAGTCGTTCCCTGCTATAATCTGATCAGCAAATTGAAGCTCCCCAACAATGGGAGGGTGCGTGGTGGAAGGGGTTTACCCAAGACTGGTCTCCTGATGAATCTCCTGGGTATGATCTTCCTGAAGGGCAACTGTGCCGCTGAGGAAGACATCTGGAAATACCTGGGTACGATGCGAGTATATGCTGGAAGAAAGCACTTTATCTTTGGAGAGCCCAGAAAGCTCATCACCAAAGATTTAGTGAGGCTGAAGTACCTGGAGTACCGCCAGGTTGCCAACAGTGATCCTCCACGTTATGAGTTTCTCTGGGGCCCCAAAGCACATCTTGAAACCAGCAAGATGAAAGTCCTGGAATTTTTGGCAAAGGTCAATGATGCTGTTCCCAGTGACTTCCCCGCTTATTATGAAGAAGCTTTGCAAGATGAAGAAGAGAAAGCCCAAGGCATGCATGCAGCCAAGCCTGACACTACTGTCAAAGTCAGTACACCTCCCAGGGGACATGCTCAATATTATCATCCCACCCATAAAGAAGTATGTGAAGTTTTTACCCCCAGCCAGGAAAATATAACATCACAATAG